The Chitinophagales bacterium genome has a window encoding:
- the rplK gene encoding 50S ribosomal protein L11, whose protein sequence is MAKQISGFVKLQCKGGQANPAPPIGPALGAKGVNIMEFCKQFNARTQDKMGKVLPVVITVYADKSFDFVIKTPPAAVQLLEASKKKKGSQEPNRNKVGKVTWAQVEEIAKDKMADLNCFTVESAMRMVAGTARSMGITVSGAAPWDN, encoded by the coding sequence ATGGCTAAACAAATCAGCGGCTTCGTTAAGCTGCAATGTAAAGGCGGCCAAGCCAATCCGGCACCACCGATAGGACCTGCACTAGGTGCCAAGGGTGTGAACATCATGGAGTTCTGTAAGCAATTCAACGCTCGCACACAGGACAAAATGGGGAAAGTCCTTCCCGTTGTTATCACAGTTTATGCAGACAAATCTTTCGATTTCGTAATCAAGACTCCTCCTGCTGCCGTGCAGTTGTTGGAAGCTTCCAAGAAAAAGAAAGGATCTCAAGAGCCTAACCGCAACAAGGTTGGTAAGGTAACATGGGCTCAGGTTGAAGAAATCGCCAAGGACAAAATGGCTGATCTCAACTGCTTCACTGTAGAAAGCGCCATGCGTATGGTTGCAGGTACAGCGCGCAGCATGGGTATCACGGTTTCAGGCGCAGCCCCATGGGACAATTAA
- a CDS encoding AhpC/TSA family protein, with protein sequence MKYLFLLAITCLSFPVFAQFAEDAHSISPLLISEEIPAATLLNTDNQPVQIRDIVKQKPSVLIFYRGGWCPYCNAHLAQIAGIEDEIIKAGYQVIAVSPDAPEQLQVTVDKKELKYTLLSDGDGTFCKAMGIAYKSPDHKWKTNQLQKHSGGKNPGFLPVPSVFVVDKNGDILFEYINPDYKHRIDGKLLLAVLNALK encoded by the coding sequence ATGAAATACTTGTTCTTACTGGCGATCACATGTCTCAGTTTTCCTGTTTTCGCCCAGTTTGCAGAAGACGCCCACAGTATATCTCCCCTGCTTATAAGCGAAGAGATACCTGCCGCAACACTACTGAATACAGACAACCAACCTGTACAGATACGCGATATAGTAAAGCAAAAGCCCTCTGTATTGATATTCTATCGTGGTGGCTGGTGCCCCTATTGCAATGCACACCTGGCCCAAATAGCCGGTATAGAGGATGAAATCATAAAAGCCGGGTACCAGGTAATAGCCGTAAGCCCGGACGCCCCGGAACAACTGCAAGTGACAGTAGACAAAAAAGAACTTAAATATACCTTACTCTCAGACGGGGACGGGACTTTCTGTAAGGCTATGGGTATAGCCTATAAATCACCAGACCATAAATGGAAGACCAACCAACTGCAAAAGCATTCAGGAGGAAAGAACCCGGGATTTCTACCGGTACCGTCTGTTTTTGTGGTAGATAAGAACGGAGACATACTATTTGAATACATCAACCCCGACTACAAACACCGGATAGACGGTAAACTGCTACTGGCTGTGCTGAATGCTTTGAAATGA
- a CDS encoding mechanosensitive ion channel family protein, which translates to MDLVQYIKSWLADHPVSVDILKYLVWIALIAFAVSFIRKLLKKALPDTTIRYKSQKGIEILGYILIVLLTITYFTGRISDLTLAFGLLTAGITITLQELILSIAGSFYIFLVKVYKPGDRIEINGIKGDVIDIDSIYTTMMEIGEWVSTDNYSGRIVKLSNAFVFRGPIYNYSQDFPFVWDEFDLPIRYGSDIEMAKSIVIDIASEELSGYVQQSIATWQEIVKKYYIEDANVAPTLAITMTDNWMQFNLRYIVDYKKRRHVKHVLNEQIGVAIQKTNGAVKLASSTVEIVRIPTVDVKSDK; encoded by the coding sequence ATGGATCTTGTTCAATACATAAAATCATGGCTGGCCGACCACCCGGTGAGTGTAGACATCCTGAAATACCTGGTATGGATAGCGCTGATAGCCTTCGCGGTTTCATTTATCCGCAAACTACTGAAGAAGGCACTGCCTGATACGACCATCAGGTACAAGTCGCAAAAGGGCATAGAGATACTGGGCTATATACTCATCGTCTTGCTGACCATCACTTATTTCACAGGCCGCATCAGTGACCTTACGCTCGCCTTTGGTTTGCTGACGGCGGGCATTACGATTACCCTGCAGGAGCTGATACTGAGCATAGCAGGTTCGTTCTACATCTTCCTGGTGAAGGTGTACAAGCCGGGAGACAGGATAGAGATCAATGGTATAAAAGGCGACGTGATAGACATAGACAGCATATACACCACGATGATGGAAATAGGCGAATGGGTGAGCACGGATAACTACAGTGGCCGTATTGTTAAGCTGAGCAATGCGTTTGTATTCAGAGGGCCCATTTACAACTACTCGCAGGATTTTCCTTTTGTATGGGATGAGTTTGACCTGCCCATCAGGTATGGCTCAGATATTGAAATGGCCAAGTCGATAGTAATAGACATAGCCTCAGAAGAGTTGTCTGGTTATGTGCAGCAATCCATAGCCACCTGGCAGGAGATAGTAAAGAAGTACTATATAGAAGATGCCAACGTAGCCCCTACCCTGGCCATTACCATGACGGACAACTGGATGCAATTCAACCTGAGGTATATAGTTGATTACAAAAAGAGAAGGCATGTAAAACATGTGCTGAATGAGCAAATAGGCGTAGCCATCCAAAAGACGAACGGGGCGGTGAAGCTGGCTTCATCAACGGTAGAGATAGTGCGTATACCTACTGTTGACGTAAAGAGCGATAAATAA
- a CDS encoding GIY-YIG nuclease family protein yields MFKGGWVYIMASVSKRVLYVGVTSDIEGRAWEHKNKVYPDSFTAKYNCVLLVYYQFFDSIESAIEEEKRIKSWKRSKKEQLINRLNPDWSDLADNIEY; encoded by the coding sequence ATGTTCAAAGGCGGTTGGGTATACATTATGGCATCTGTAAGCAAAAGAGTGTTGTATGTAGGTGTCACATCCGACATTGAAGGAAGAGCATGGGAGCATAAGAACAAAGTCTACCCGGATAGCTTTACAGCAAAATACAATTGTGTGCTCCTTGTCTACTATCAGTTCTTTGATAGTATAGAATCTGCCATAGAAGAAGAAAAGCGCATCAAATCATGGAAACGCTCAAAGAAAGAACAACTGATAAACAGACTGAACCCCGATTGGTCGGACCTGGCAGATAATATAGAGTACTGA
- the trxA gene encoding thioredoxin, which yields MAAVYTDANFEAEVLSTDKLSVIDFWAPWCGPCLALGPTIEALATEYDGKINVGKVNVDENPNLSIEYGITSIPAVLFIKGGQVVDKQVGAAPKGVFEKKIQSHL from the coding sequence ATGGCAGCAGTATATACAGATGCTAATTTCGAGGCAGAAGTGCTGAGCACAGACAAGTTATCAGTTATCGATTTTTGGGCCCCATGGTGCGGTCCTTGTCTGGCTTTAGGACCTACTATCGAGGCTTTGGCTACTGAATATGACGGTAAAATAAACGTTGGTAAAGTGAACGTGGATGAGAATCCTAATTTGTCTATCGAGTATGGTATCACCAGTATACCTGCGGTACTGTTCATCAAAGGTGGCCAGGTAGTAGATAAGCAAGTGGGCGCAGCACCCAAAGGTGTATTCGAGAAGAAGATACAGTCTCACCTGTAA
- the dnaE gene encoding DNA polymerase III subunit alpha codes for MKFSHLHNHTQFSLLDGASSIPRLFDKAIKDEMPAMAISDHGNMFGVFDFVATAWKNTKVVGTDENGKEIKEPVVKPVVGCEFYLVEDRHKRQFSRDERDVRYHQLLLAKDEVGYRNLVKLCSLGYMEGLYGKYPRIDKELILKYHEGLIATTCCLAAEVPRTILRKGEEEAEKVFKWWLDLFGDDYYVELQRHEIPDQVAANEVLLKFAKKYNVPVIASNDSHYVEQDDANAHDILLCINTGEKQSTPKAKDFDDEGGKSKDTRFAFYNDQFFFKNTQQMTDLFRDIPQAIDNTQMIVDKIKPLKLERDILLPHFKVPAEFNDDQDRYLEHITWEGAKERYRDITPEIEERLNFELFTIRTMGFAGYFLIVADFIKAGRDLGVFVGPGRGSAAGSAVAYCIGITNIDPIKYNLLFERFLNPERKSMPDIDTDFDDAGRQKVIDYVVDKYGKNQVAHIVTYGTMAAKSSIKDVARVLDLPLDQSNMLAKLVPERPGISLKRLLNAPIKGDKSLTDKEGLGADEIANVEKLREFRTSNTEHGKVLKEAEKLEGSVRNTGIHAAGIIIAPKDLSELIPVCATKDVELLITQFEGGIIENSGVIKMDFLGLKTLTIIKDALALIKRNYNIDIEIDEIPLDDEETYKLYQKGETNGTFQFESVGMQKYLRELKPDKFDDLIAMNALYRPGPLEYIPNFIRRKHGEEEISYDLPEMEEYLGDTYGITVYQEQVMLLSQKLAGFSKGDADVLRKAMGKKQKAVLDKMKSQFVEGAKEKGHPEDKLNKIWTDWEAFAQYAFNKSHSTCYAFVAYQTAYLKAHYPSEFMAAVLNNQGNIDKIKFYMEECQRMGLSVLGPDVNESLKGFSVSKESVIRFGMNAIKGVGEAAVEDLIREREENGLFSSPFDLVSRVNQRTVNRKSLENLVLAGAMDSFPELHRAQYFYAPSVDPITGLERLTRFGNQVQAAGSMTANSLFGETDMPDIKPPVMPECEPWTLSELLEKEKDVVGIYLSAHPLDGYKFEMEKYGFTNIIDVEKCVGRTIRIAGFVTDAEHRTTKKGSKFGKLVLNDYTGHIDIMFWQNNYVKYANFLDNGQKLMIQGSYREHPYRPGVMEFDIQDVILLDDVKKKFTKKVHMLVPLEKVNEELINFLGVNLKANPGNTDLRIQVQDNTANMTAALKTGGQKIAINDELVQYIEDHSYIRMHIETQ; via the coding sequence ATGAAATTCTCACATCTACATAATCATACCCAATTCTCTTTGCTGGATGGTGCCTCATCCATCCCACGCCTGTTTGACAAGGCGATAAAGGATGAGATGCCCGCCATGGCCATTTCCGACCATGGTAACATGTTCGGCGTGTTCGACTTTGTGGCCACCGCCTGGAAGAACACCAAAGTAGTAGGAACAGACGAGAATGGAAAAGAGATAAAGGAGCCCGTGGTAAAACCGGTGGTGGGTTGTGAGTTCTACTTGGTAGAAGACAGGCACAAGCGCCAGTTCAGCCGCGACGAGCGGGACGTGCGCTACCACCAGCTACTGCTGGCCAAAGACGAGGTGGGCTACCGCAACCTCGTTAAGCTATGTAGCCTCGGCTACATGGAAGGGCTGTACGGCAAGTACCCGAGGATAGATAAAGAATTGATCCTCAAGTATCACGAGGGGCTTATCGCAACTACTTGTTGCCTGGCTGCCGAGGTGCCGCGTACCATTTTGCGCAAGGGCGAGGAGGAAGCCGAAAAGGTGTTCAAGTGGTGGCTCGACCTTTTTGGCGACGACTACTATGTAGAACTGCAGCGCCACGAGATACCCGACCAGGTAGCCGCCAACGAGGTGTTGCTGAAATTCGCAAAGAAGTACAACGTACCCGTTATCGCGTCTAACGACAGCCACTATGTGGAGCAGGACGATGCCAACGCACACGACATCCTGTTGTGTATCAACACGGGCGAAAAACAGTCGACACCCAAAGCGAAAGATTTTGATGACGAAGGGGGCAAGAGCAAAGACACCCGCTTCGCATTCTATAACGACCAGTTCTTTTTTAAGAACACCCAACAGATGACGGATCTGTTCAGGGACATCCCGCAGGCCATCGACAATACCCAGATGATAGTGGACAAGATAAAGCCGCTGAAACTGGAAAGGGATATCCTGCTGCCGCACTTTAAGGTGCCGGCAGAGTTCAACGACGACCAGGACAGGTACCTGGAGCACATCACATGGGAGGGAGCCAAAGAAAGGTACCGGGATATAACGCCCGAGATAGAAGAGCGTCTCAACTTCGAGCTGTTCACCATCCGCACCATGGGGTTTGCGGGTTACTTCCTTATCGTGGCCGACTTTATTAAGGCAGGCCGCGACCTTGGGGTGTTCGTAGGGCCGGGCAGGGGTAGTGCCGCGGGTAGTGCGGTGGCCTACTGTATCGGCATCACCAATATCGACCCTATTAAGTACAATCTCCTGTTCGAGCGTTTCCTGAACCCGGAACGTAAGAGCATGCCCGATATAGATACGGATTTTGACGATGCGGGCCGCCAGAAGGTGATAGACTATGTGGTGGATAAGTATGGTAAGAACCAGGTGGCACATATTGTTACCTACGGTACCATGGCCGCCAAAAGTAGTATCAAAGACGTAGCCCGCGTGCTTGATCTGCCGCTCGACCAGAGTAATATGCTGGCCAAGCTGGTGCCCGAACGCCCGGGTATATCACTGAAAAGATTACTGAACGCACCTATAAAAGGCGACAAGAGCCTGACCGATAAAGAAGGCCTGGGTGCCGATGAGATAGCCAATGTTGAGAAGCTGCGTGAGTTCCGCACTTCCAATACCGAACATGGCAAAGTGCTGAAGGAGGCAGAGAAGCTGGAGGGTAGTGTGCGCAATACGGGTATACACGCCGCGGGTATCATCATTGCCCCGAAAGACCTTTCGGAACTGATACCTGTTTGCGCTACCAAAGATGTGGAGCTGCTCATCACCCAGTTCGAGGGTGGTATCATTGAGAACTCCGGCGTTATCAAGATGGACTTTTTGGGTCTTAAAACCCTGACCATCATAAAAGATGCGTTGGCGCTCATCAAGCGTAACTACAATATTGATATCGAGATAGACGAGATACCGCTGGATGACGAGGAGACCTACAAGCTATACCAGAAGGGAGAGACCAATGGTACCTTCCAGTTTGAGAGTGTGGGTATGCAGAAGTACTTGCGCGAACTGAAGCCGGATAAGTTTGACGACCTGATAGCAATGAACGCCCTCTACCGCCCGGGCCCGCTTGAATATATACCCAACTTCATACGCCGTAAGCATGGCGAGGAGGAGATAAGCTACGACTTGCCGGAGATGGAAGAGTACCTGGGCGATACTTATGGTATCACGGTATACCAGGAGCAGGTGATGTTGCTGTCGCAGAAGCTGGCCGGCTTTAGTAAAGGCGACGCCGACGTACTACGTAAGGCGATGGGTAAAAAGCAGAAGGCGGTACTGGACAAAATGAAAAGCCAGTTTGTGGAAGGGGCCAAAGAAAAAGGACACCCCGAAGACAAACTGAATAAGATATGGACCGACTGGGAGGCATTTGCACAATACGCCTTCAACAAGTCGCACTCAACCTGTTATGCCTTCGTGGCCTACCAGACGGCATACCTCAAGGCGCATTATCCGTCAGAGTTCATGGCTGCGGTGCTCAATAACCAGGGCAATATCGATAAGATAAAGTTCTACATGGAGGAGTGCCAGCGTATGGGCTTGTCGGTATTGGGGCCCGATGTCAACGAGAGCCTGAAGGGTTTTTCGGTAAGTAAAGAGAGTGTCATCCGTTTCGGGATGAACGCCATAAAAGGAGTAGGAGAGGCCGCCGTGGAAGACCTGATACGCGAGCGCGAGGAGAATGGTTTGTTCTCGTCTCCTTTCGACCTGGTTTCCCGTGTCAACCAGCGTACGGTGAACAGGAAATCGCTGGAGAACCTGGTGCTGGCGGGTGCTATGGATAGCTTCCCCGAGCTGCACCGGGCGCAGTATTTCTACGCGCCTTCAGTAGACCCGATTACAGGCCTGGAACGCCTCACGCGCTTCGGCAACCAGGTGCAGGCGGCGGGCTCTATGACGGCCAACAGCCTGTTTGGCGAAACGGATATGCCGGACATCAAGCCACCTGTAATGCCCGAATGTGAGCCATGGACATTGTCAGAACTGCTGGAGAAGGAAAAGGACGTGGTAGGTATCTACCTGAGCGCCCACCCGCTGGACGGTTATAAGTTCGAAATGGAGAAGTACGGCTTCACCAATATCATTGATGTAGAGAAGTGTGTAGGCAGGACGATACGTATAGCCGGTTTCGTGACCGATGCGGAACACAGGACAACGAAGAAGGGCTCAAAATTCGGCAAGCTGGTGCTCAACGATTACACGGGTCATATTGATATTATGTTCTGGCAGAACAACTATGTGAAGTATGCCAACTTCCTGGATAATGGTCAAAAGCTGATGATACAGGGCTCTTACCGTGAACATCCTTACCGCCCAGGTGTTATGGAGTTTGATATACAGGATGTGATACTGCTGGATGATGTGAAAAAGAAGTTCACGAAAAAAGTGCATATGCTGGTGCCGCTGGAGAAGGTGAATGAGGAACTCATCAACTTCCTGGGTGTGAATCTCAAAGCCAACCCGGGTAATACCGATCTGAGGATACAGGTGCAGGATAACACAGCCAATATGACAGCGGCACTCAAGACAGGTGGGCAGAAAATTGCGATAAATGACGAACTGGTGCAATATATAGAAGATCATAGTTATATACGCATGCATATTGAAACGCAGTAG
- a CDS encoding 50S ribosomal protein L10: MTTAQKGEVIEALKEKFSQYDNFYLTDTESLSADQTSKLRRICFEKNVEMKVAKNSLIQKALEQLDTDRYTGAFDSLKGVTALMFSESAKEPAVIISTFRKDNKTERPVFKAAFIDGDVFVGEENMTVLKSLKSKTELIGEIIGLLQSPAKNVISALNAGNKLASLVKALEDRAAS; this comes from the coding sequence ATGACAACCGCTCAAAAAGGTGAAGTGATAGAAGCACTGAAAGAGAAATTCTCTCAGTATGACAACTTTTACCTTACAGATACAGAATCTTTATCAGCAGACCAGACGAGCAAACTTCGTCGTATCTGTTTCGAAAAGAACGTGGAAATGAAGGTGGCTAAGAACTCCCTCATCCAAAAGGCTTTGGAGCAACTTGATACTGATCGCTACACAGGAGCATTCGACTCTCTGAAAGGGGTTACAGCATTGATGTTCTCCGAGTCTGCAAAAGAACCTGCTGTCATCATCAGCACTTTCCGCAAAGACAACAAAACCGAAAGGCCTGTATTCAAAGCAGCCTTCATCGATGGCGATGTATTTGTAGGTGAAGAGAACATGACAGTATTGAAATCGCTTAAGAGCAAAACAGAGCTTATCGGCGAGATCATCGGATTGTTGCAATCTCCTGCCAAAAATGTTATCAGTGCGCTTAACGCAGGTAACAAACTGGCTAGCCTTGTTAAGGCGTTGGAAGATAGAGCAGCATCATAA
- a CDS encoding 50S ribosomal protein L1, which yields MAKLTKKRKAAEAKIDKEKNYSLAEAAGMMKDINCTSFDSSVDLHIRLGVDPKKADQAIRGTVTLPHGTGKTKTVLVLCTPDKEAEAKAAGADHVGLDDYIQKIDGGWTDIDVVIATPSVMPKIGRLGKVLGPRNLMPNPKTGTVTNDVASAVNDVKGGKIAFKVDKAGIIHASVGRVSFEPNKLAENAQELINTLVRMKPSTAKGVYLKGVSMASTMSPGLTIDTKSVAS from the coding sequence ATGGCTAAACTAACAAAGAAAAGAAAAGCTGCAGAAGCTAAAATAGATAAAGAAAAGAACTACTCCCTTGCAGAAGCTGCAGGGATGATGAAGGATATCAACTGTACAAGTTTCGACAGTTCCGTTGACCTTCACATACGCCTTGGTGTTGACCCTAAGAAGGCAGACCAGGCTATCCGTGGTACGGTGACGCTTCCACACGGTACCGGTAAAACAAAAACCGTTTTGGTGCTTTGTACTCCTGACAAAGAAGCTGAAGCTAAAGCCGCAGGTGCAGACCACGTTGGTTTGGATGACTATATCCAAAAGATCGACGGTGGATGGACCGATATAGATGTGGTTATCGCTACTCCTTCCGTAATGCCTAAGATAGGTAGGTTGGGTAAAGTATTGGGTCCTCGTAACCTGATGCCAAACCCTAAGACAGGTACTGTTACCAACGACGTGGCATCTGCCGTAAACGATGTTAAAGGTGGTAAGATCGCCTTTAAAGTAGACAAAGCAGGTATCATCCACGCCTCTGTTGGCCGCGTATCTTTCGAGCCTAACAAATTGGCTGAGAACGCTCAGGAATTGATCAACACATTGGTACGTATGAAACCTTCCACAGCTAAAGGTGTATACCTGAAAGGTGTGAGCATGGCAAGTACCATGAGCCCTGGTTTAACTATCGATACTAAAAGTGTAGCATCGTAA
- the rplL gene encoding 50S ribosomal protein L7/L12, with translation MAELKEFAEQLVNLTVKEVNELAQILKDEYGIEPAAAAVAVAGPVAGGGDAGAAEEKTSFNVVLKAAGANKLNVVKVVKELTGLGLKEAKEMVDGAPQNVKEGVSKAEADDLAAKLKEAGAEVEIA, from the coding sequence ATGGCAGAACTTAAAGAATTCGCAGAACAACTCGTTAACCTTACAGTTAAAGAAGTTAACGAACTAGCACAGATATTGAAAGACGAATACGGTATCGAGCCGGCAGCTGCAGCTGTAGCTGTTGCAGGTCCAGTAGCAGGTGGTGGCGACGCCGGTGCTGCTGAAGAGAAAACTTCATTCAACGTAGTACTGAAAGCTGCCGGCGCTAACAAACTGAACGTAGTTAAAGTTGTAAAAGAACTGACTGGTTTAGGTTTGAAAGAAGCTAAAGAAATGGTAGACGGCGCTCCTCAGAACGTGAAAGAAGGTGTTAGCAAAGCAGAAGCTGACGACCTGGCTGCTAAGCTGAAAGAAGCTGGTGCTGAAGTTGAGATCGCTTAA